The Gossypium arboreum isolate Shixiya-1 chromosome 4, ASM2569848v2, whole genome shotgun sequence DNA segment cagtcaaacatTCCCATATCTTATAACTCAAATATACAATtataaactcaatcaaacattcatactatcaaactaggaattttgccaacatgttaatcttttaaggctcgaaacataaCTAGTTCgaccactcacaaaatcaataatttggctattaattcaattcaatcagaaagataatttatcaaatataacatgatattcaacattttcaaacaattttatgcgTTTAGGACCCATACCTTATTTTTCGGTTCCTCACAGCATACTagcgaatcttccaattttccttaataattccttaaacaaacctaaaccaaaattcaatataaattcaataaatttaccattaaaccagcccccaaacacccacttatgagttcaaaccaatcgttgaaattataactattttatgaatccaaactagttagatttctTACACTATATCGATGCGAACAGTACGTACAATCGTTCTTCGCTTTTACGGATGATTTAGGGCATTTGGGTTAgtacctaattcaataatatactggaaaataagtagctaattaatgattaaattccttcattGAATCCATTTataacctttacccaacaactatgtcgAAATAATAACTAATTTATTGCTTAATTGAACATACACTTCTTGATTTGTGAGTTTCAAATTCCCAAATGATCAAGAACGTCTCTCCCTAATTAACATGTGATTAAAGACTGATTAGGAGGGTTAAAGAACGCAATTTAATTCTGGAAAAATATTAGCAAGACCCAAGAAAAAATAGCCCCCTTTCTTGCACATAGGCGCACGCACCACCACCTATGGCGGCCAAAAttggggctgaattttaaaatggtttgagatcttattaaaatatagaaaaatacctttgaaataatttaaaatcctcCAGATTCTAGATCtagaaattttggtttttaattgacaagattgatcaagaaattgaagagaaaagagatcttACCTAAGCTAGTTGAGAGAAACGACAACGtcactttcttggcaatgttcggGATCGATCTTAGGGTTCAAGATTTCAGATTTGGGGATAATTTAGATGAGGATAAATGGCAGCAATAGAGTAAAGGATATGGTGTACAATCTTGAtgtgaaaagaagaagaaagagatggtaaaatAGGAGGTGTAGGCGACAACAAcaatgggagaaagaaagaaaattgaagaggAAAGAGGAGAGGAGAGGAAAAGGGTGAACGACTAGGGTATtgaaaaattgaattaaaggctgaaaaataaaataaaaatttttatttatacttaGGGTTCAAGGGCATGGATGGCACATAcattaaaaaaatagattttgtaaaatttaattattttgcaagAGAAAGGATTCAAACTTGGGACCTCATTTAATTTCCATGCTTTCTTATATTTCTTTTATCCATTAGACTTTTTcctcattcttgaaataattttgcaatatttattttaaaaataaggtatgtcacatactagggtttaaggcaaaatttgcaaaataataaaaatggtgcaAGAGAatggatttgaacttgggtttcaagaaacgtttcactaacacttaaccaacaaaccaatacctcatttatttcctaaaaatatgtagaaaatctcaaaaattaaggcatgaccaCTCTCTCTCGATTCACAAACTCAATTCTACTAACCctcgatttttgggatgttacaatttaaatatatttatttaagttttcGATTATTTAGACTTAAGGAAGACCCATACCTAATAAGTGTAAACACGAAACCCTAAATTAAATCTGTAGCTCTTAGGACTTAGATTCGATCAAGACTCGCTTACTTCTGTATATAACATGAATAAACATGAGTTAGAACTAACCTAAAACAACCTTACAAGGTTCGGCCACAGCAGTTACATTAACCAAAATTTTAGATCTGAAGTTGAAACTAACATCTACACTATTCGGCTTTTGACGGATTCGCACACAACTTTTTTGATACTATGGTTGATCCATATGGGTCGGATTCAAATCTTGAATCAAGCAAACATAAAAAAGAAAGAACTTATAAGATTTGGCCATGTCATTAACCATTCGACCATTACAAAAtatgaaaagaagaaaagaaaaacttaGATTTGACAGGAACAAAATTAAAATCCTGCACTTGTGTTATTTGATTAGATCCATGATGACAAAAAATTCAAAGAATAGAAAAGAAAACCAAAGGGGTTGGGATGGCAAAAGGTGGTGGTGTATCGGACAGAGGCAATGGAGGGTGAAAAGGCTACTAATGTGCAACAATGACAGTAAAAAAAGAATAGCAAGGTTTAGCTTTtaagaagaaagaaagatgagtagaaaaataaaatcaaaagggaggagaagaagaaataaaagaagaataagaaaaaaaaaacagagaacAAGAGGGATGAGAGGTAAGGGGCGACAGAAGGggaaaaatagtgaaaaaaaaaagaaagaaaagaaaaaaaacttcaacatagttttaatttaatctttaaaaagaaagttaatagcTTTTAGATAATTCtgatattcttttttttttactaatcaAGTTAATCAGATTTTCCCAGAGCTTGAGTACTAAAATTTGACAACTGATAGGGGGATGGGTGGTATAGGCTGAATGGAAAAAAAATTGCGAGCAAAGGAAATCAAACTCAAGTCTCAAAGATACTTACACTACTACTTAACTACTAGACCAATTACTCATTTTTATTATAATCctacaaaatttatttttaaaacaaggcGTGACATATATTAGAGTTTGaagcaaaatttgcaaaataataaaaatggtgcaAGGAAAAAGATTCAACTTAGATTTCAAGGAtcatttcactaacacttaaccaaccATATTCTATTAACCCATATTTTTGGGATGTCATGCTACTATCAACAACTTTTTCTGGTCTTGGTTTAAACTATTGAGTTTACGTGCATATGAGGTCTGCACAGGCTGGTTGTTTTCTTGCTTTGTGAGGACTATTTCGGAGCATTGCACTCTTAGACTCTAGCATGGGAGTAAATTTTAGTTTAATACATTTGATGATTACTACTCTTCAAAAAAATGTATCTCAACATaatatatatttgtatgaaaatattaattttaaaattataaattatattcaataattttaataaatgatcatattgtattttacttttaaatgtaattatataaaaatataattaatattttcaatgaTTTAAAAAAATTCTCTCAAAAACCAAGAGTGCTTCCTTTAGAGTTCTAGAGAAAGCAGTAACTGCTGCAGCTTGGGATGGAGAGGGCGGTGGTGATGATAGGGAGAGTAGCGACGAGATCTCCTTGTTGGCAGAAGAGCTCATCAATTATCTGTTAAAAGTTCAATGGTGGTGCCGAATGTAAAACctactttgatttgttctctttGGACAAAAAAACCATACAATCCAGATAGCTTTAGGGCTCAGATGAAGCGTATACAGAAAACAAGGAAAAGATTTGAGATCCAGAGTGCAGGACAGAATctctttttaattgtttttattctGAAGAAGATTTGGAGATAGTCATGGAAGGACGGTTGTGGCTGTTCTGCAAATAACTTATTTTATTTGAGCGTTTAAACAAACCAGTGGAAAGAAGTCAAATTAGGTTAATCTCGTCACCGTTTTGGATCAAAATAGGTTCATGTTCTCTGGAATTCGATAAAAAAGATTTACTGCATGCTATTGGGGTTTCTTTTGGAGGCTTAATCAGATCTGAAATCCTTCTTCAGGCTTTCTTTTCAGAATGTTCCATTCTCCTATATTTCCCCCAAAACCATCAGACATAGGTTGATCTTTACACCCTGTATAGGAATATTGAACTCCCATCTATTTTAAAAAAGCATTTAATTTTAAACTCTTTTTACCAACTACGTTTGATTCAGCTTTTAATGCTATAGAAAATGGGGGATCATCTCTGACTTTATCTTTTTCTGCAGGACCCAACACAATGCAATCAGTAAGGCCATGCCCCATTCTTTTGCATCCAAAACAAAAGAGCGGTAACTTCTCATATTTAAAAGAAACCTATGATTTAAAATTGTTATCACTAGTAACAAAAATTCCTCTTTTGAGTGGTTTTTGAACATCCAAATTAATTCTTAATCGACATACATCATCATCAACATGCTGGAGCAGCTTTTGTTGAAACTTTGCGGTAGTCTCTGATTTGTTTACGAAGggtgaattgaatgaaatgagtAGTACGATGGTGAAAGTTTCAACAAAAGCCACAAAGTCCAGCTGGAAAAGGAAAACTATATCGAAATTGGCAGATAGTAGTAAGGAGGAAAGTATTATGGGAAAAAGGAAGAGTCCAAAAGCTGATGTTGGAAAAATTATTACAGATTTATCACATGAATATGGTGTAAAAAGATTGAAATATGAAGAAGTTGTGAATCAAGAAGTTTCAGTGGATGCAATGATTGAAAACTCAGAACACATTTTTGCCTCAAATAATTATGGATCAGCGGCTGCCAAAAGGCAAGCCAACCGAGCGCAATGAAAAGCATTAGTTGGAATGTCCGTGGGTTGGAGAGTCCACGAGCAATTAGGAGGCTGCGACATTTTTTAAAGCAGCATAATCCCCAAATGGTCTTCTTAATAGAGACTAAAATCGATAAAAAATGCATGAAAAAAGCTAGGAGGAGTTGTGGTTTTATGAATGGCATCGACATTGAAGCTGAAGGTTCAAAGGGTGGACTAAGTCTAGCATGGAAAGGAGAGTTAACAGTTGTTCTGAAGAGTTTTTCCAAGTGGCATATTGACGTAATGATAAAGGAAGGAGATGCTCAAGAAGCTTGGAGGTTTACGGGGTTTTATGGCTCCCCTTATTCTAATAATAAAAGAACTTCATGGGACCTACTAAGAAAATTGGGTCAAGATCAAGATCTCCCATGGATAGTGTGTGGGGACTTCAACGAAATTATGTATTCTTTCGAGAAAAGTGGAGGAATTCAAAGGGAGCAAGGGAGAATGGAGGCTTTTAGGGAGGTTCTAAAAGAATCCCAACTAGTGGATATTGGGTACTCGGGGAATTGGTTCACTTGGGAAAGGGGAAATCTGCCAGAGACAAATATCAAGGAGAGACTGGATAGAGGAGTCGCAAATGAAAAATGGATGACTTTGTTCCCGTTGGGAAATATCTGTCATCTACCATATTCTACATCGGATCATCGTCCACTACTTTTAAACACAAACAGTGATGAGGTATATATTAGGAGTCATAAATTCAAATTTGAGGCATGGTAAACATTAGAGGATTTTCTAGAACAAGAAATTAAGGTTACATGAGAAGCATCTAATGACACGTTATCAGAGAAATTAGAGAGGTTACAAGTTTGATTGCAGAGCTGGGCAAGAACTATCAaaaagaagaaggaaggattaAAAAGAAAACTTTCTAAAGATCTTGAAATTTTACTATAGAAAGAAAGGGACGATGAAATGATGGCACAGATCATTGATACAAAAATCCATCTTAATATGGAAATCGATAAAGATGAATTATATTGGGAACAAAGGGCAAGAGTAAATTGGCTTCGGTTTGGAGATAAGAATACAGGTTTTTTTCATAAGTGTGCTTCAACCCGCAAGCGAACCAACACAATATTTCGGCTGGAATCAGATGGAGGAAGGGAGATTACAGACGGTGCAGAGATTTGCGAGCTAGCTACCATGTTCTTTCAAAGGCTGTTTATGACGAACGGAGTTGGGGATTCATCTCATTTGTTAATGGGTATTGTTAATAAAATTTCACATGAGCAATACATTGCTCTATCGTCTCCCTTCACAGTAGAAGAAATCAAGATTGCTTTAAAAAGAATGGGGCCCACTAAAGCACCTGGCCCTGATGGCTTCCCAGCATTATTCTTTTAGAAATACTGGCATATCATTGGTAAAGATGTCAAAATTTTCTGTTTAGATATCCTAAATAATGATCAGAATTTTGAGGGCCTTAACAATACAGATATTGTGCTCATTCCTAAGGTCCCAAGTCTTACTAAACTAGTTAACTTTAGGCCTATTAGCTTATGCACGGTTATTTACAAAATTGTGGCAAAAACAATAGCAAAGCGCCTTCAAGGAGTCATTGGTAGCTGTATCGATACTGTCCAAAGTGCCTTTGTTCCAGGACGCCTCATTTCTAATAATGTACTTCTAGCATATGAAATCTTACATACGTTTCGACAAAAGTGCACAGGGAAAAAAAGCTATATGGCAGTGAAGCTAGACATGAGTAAAGCCTACGATAGAGTTGAATGGGATTTCCTAAAGGCAGTTATGCTACAAATGGGGTTTTCTAGAGAATGGGTTGGattgattatgaaatgtattACTACAGTTTGTTATACTGTTAATATAAATGGAATGAATGGGAGAACCTTTCTAACTTCTAAGGGGCTTCGTCAAGGCGATCCACTTAGTCCGTTACTTTTTCTTATTTGCAGCGAGGGGCTTTTGTCATTGACAAGATTAGCAATGGGGGAAAGTTTGCTAAAAGGTGCAAAGGCAAGCCGAAGGGGGCCAGAAATTTCTCATTTACTTTTTGCGAATGATTGCATTTTATTTAGCGAAGCAACAATTAGGGGTACGacaattctgaaagaaatacttAAAGAATATGAATACTGCTCAGGCCAATGCGTGACTTTGGAAAAATCTACAATTTTCTACAGCTCAAGTACACTTGGAGACAAAAAAGATAAAATTCCATCTCTAGTTGGAGTTAGAAGTTCAACAAATATTGAAAAGTACTTGAGACTACCTAATGTTGTCGGAAGAAGGAAAAAAGAGTCTTTTCAAAATCTAAAAGAAAGTGTCTCTATGAGAATCGAAGGTTGGAGTACAAGATTTTTATCCCAAGGAGGAAAGGAAGTCTTTATTAAATAAGTACTCCAGGCTATCCCTATCTATGTTATGACTTGCTTTTTTTTACCAAATTCACTGTGTGTAGAGTTGGAAAGCATTTTTGCGAAGTTCTG contains these protein-coding regions:
- the LOC108458646 gene encoding uncharacterized protein LOC108458646; this translates as MKSISWNVRGLESPRAIRRLRHFLKQHNPQMVFLIETKIDKKCMKKARRSCGFMNGIDIEAEGSKGGLSLAWKGELTVVLKSFSKWHIDVMIKEGDAQEAWRFTGFYGSPYSNNKRTSWDLLRKLGQDQDLPWIVCGDFNEIMYSFEKSGGIQREQGRMEAFREVLKESQLVDIGYSGNWFTWERGNLPETNIKERLDRGVANEKWMTLFPLGNICHLPYSTSDHRPLLLNTNSDEKERDDEMMAQIIDTKIHLNMEIDKDELYWEQRARVNWLRFGDKNTGFFHKCASTRKRTNTIFRLESDGGREITDGAEICELATMFFQRLFMTNGVGDSSHLLMGIVNKISHEQYIALSSPFTVEEIKIALKRMGPTKAPGPDGFPNFEGLNNTDIVLIPKVPSLTKLVNFRPISLCTVIYKIVAKTIAKRLQGVIGSCIDTVQSAFVPGRLISNNVLLAYEILHTFRQKCTGKKSYMAVKLDMSKAYDRVEWDFLKAVMLQMGFSREWVGLIMKCITTVCYTVNINGMNGRTFLTSKGLRQGDPLSPLLFLICSEGLLSLTRLAMGESLLKGAKASRRGPEISHLLFANDCILFSEATIRGTTILKEILKEYEYCSGQCVTLEKSTIFYSSSTLGDKKDKIPSLVGVRSSTNIEKYLRLPNVVGRRKKESFQNLKESVSMRIEGWSTRFLSQGGKESWKAFLRSSGGKKAMGEEEFIGAYGDICIVPKKKAVWGSEILEMLVFILVRSIHKIFKVAELINNNVREWNRELIVNTFPEEAAGKILGIPLAREPHEDFQTWSGEPSGEFSVRSAYKLLQSLDPRAYALQTNYKEFYKKLWSIDLPHKILITIWKISWNYLPTRVNILCKKLTNSTLCPQCGEEPETMNHLFHHCPVSISVWRTLSTLNSIKETNLDFEQWLAMTLILHPQPLCKLFCCALWAIWGDRNTRVHDKTKRSGQEIASFVLSYLEELEAVKNNKPNIVKEVKKWKPPPRQLIKINFDGAFDECNEQSASGIVARNSEGFVLLSCTKLHFGMPSAFAAEALACKTATRIGFDMQGKEIVIEGDSLSIIKRCNAKGEDKSKIGAFIHDIHQLKSRSGNFKF